A window from Drosophila subobscura isolate 14011-0131.10 chromosome O, UCBerk_Dsub_1.0, whole genome shotgun sequence encodes these proteins:
- the LOC117897655 gene encoding serine/threonine-protein kinase ULK3 isoform X2, with amino-acid sequence MSLPRITDYDILEKLGVGSYASVYKARHKKQRTYHAIKYVEMSSLSQTSRENLITEIRLLRDLKHKYIVTLQDFFWDDKNIYIVLEYCNAGNLSAFIRTKKALPETTCRYFLRQLAAAVQYMRANDVSHFDLKPQNLLLTRGSNNVSLKVADFGFAQHLKLGEINQQLKGSPLYMAPEIVRKHQYDAKADLWSIGVILYECLFGKAPYCSRTIEELLLKIRNAEPITLPPNARISNECHDLLRRLLAHEPTARISFADFFAHPFLDLKTFPTEQTLKKAIDLVTQACEYDEKHNYKEAYYLYCSALQYFVPLITEESDAPKRQALRNRALTYMKRAEEIKNCIIEDEYKQLAMRQQKAAAAALAAGHSTEAPHTAAPQPSGSRVTEMLEPDARYKQLFALSNSSPSLKTGLEIGRKGELYLYERKLDAALESYTSALGILVPFVNNEPKGERRNLLLQQLEFWMKEAESIKSILSAKNLDEEEQKLSTVRSCSIQ; translated from the exons ATGTCACTGCCGCGCATCACGGACTATGATATACTCGAGAAACTTGGAGTGGGCAGCTATGCATCCGTCTACAAAGCGCGCCACAAA AAGCAGCGCACTTATCACGCCATCAAGTATGTGGAAATGTCATCGCTATCGCAAACCTCGCGGGAGAATCTAATAACGGAAATACGCCTCCTAAGGGACCTCAAACACAAGTACATTGTTACGTTGCAGGATTTCTTCTGGGACGATAA GAACATTTACATTGTGTTAGAGTACTGCAATGCCGGCAACCTGTCTGCTTTTATACGCACCAAGAAGGCCCTGCCGGAGACCACCTGCCGCTACTTTCTGCGCCAGTTGGCCGCCGCCGTGCAGTATATGCGGGCCAATGATGTGTCCCACTTTGACCTGAAGCCCCAGAACCTTCTCCTCACACGAGGATCCAACAATGTCTCTCTTAAAGTAGCTGACTTTGG ATTTGCCCAGCACTTGAAGCTGGGCGAGATCAATCAGCAGTTGAAGGGATCACCGCTGTACATGGCCCCGGAGATTGTGCGCAAGCATCAGTACGATGCCAAGGCGGATCTCTGGAGCATTGGCGTGATCCTGTACGAGTGCCTGTTCGGCAAGGCGCCATATTGCTCGCGGACCAttgaggagctgctgctgaagatACGCAACGCCGAACCCATCACACTGCCACCAAATGCTCGCATCAGCAACGAGTGTCACGATCTCTTGCGACGCCTGCTCGCCCACGAGCCAACGGCACGCATTTCCTTTGCGGATTTCTTTGCGCATCCGTTTCTAGATCTCAAGACGTTTCCCACGGAGCAGACGCTGAAGAAGGCCATCGATCTGGTCACCCAGGCGTGTGAATACGATGAGAAGCACAACTACAAGGAGGCTTATTATTTGTACTGCAGCGCGCTGCAATATTTTGTGCCGCTGATCACGGAGGAGTCGGATGCCCCCAAGCGGCAGGCCCTGCGCAACCGAGCTCTGACCTACATGAAGCGCGCCGAGGAGATCAAGAACTGCATAATCGAGGATGAGTACAAACAGCTGGCAATGCGGCAACAGaaggcagctgccgctgcattaGCAGCCGGTCATTCCACAGAGGCTCCCCACACCGCAGCGCCACAGCCCAGTGGTTCGCGTGTAACGGAAATGCTGGAGCCAGATGCGCGCTACAAGCAGCTAT TTGCCTTGTCGAACTCTAGTCCGTCCCTGAAAACCGGCCTAGAAATCGGACGCAAGGGAGAGCTCTATCTGTACGAGCGGAAGCTGGACGCAGCTCTGGAGTCGTATACCTCAGCGCTGGGCATTCTGGTGCCTTTCGTGAACAATGAACCAAAGGGAGAACGTCGCAATCTATTATTGCAACAG TTGGAGTTTTGGATGAAGGAGGCGGAGAGCATCAAGAGTATATTGAGCGCCAAGAACTTGGATGAGGAGGAACAGAAGTTGTCCACGGTACGCAGCTGCAGCATACAGTAg
- the LOC117897655 gene encoding serine/threonine-protein kinase ULK3 isoform X1 has product MSLPRITDYDILEKLGVGSYASVYKARHKKQRTYHAIKYVEMSSLSQTSRENLITEIRLLRDLKHKYIVTLQDFFWDDKNIYIVLEYCNAGNLSAFIRTKKALPETTCRYFLRQLAAAVQYMRANDVSHFDLKPQNLLLTRGSNNVSLKVADFGFAQHLKLGEINQQLKGSPLYMAPEIVRKHQYDAKADLWSIGVILYECLFGKAPYCSRTIEELLLKIRNAEPITLPPNARISNECHDLLRRLLAHEPTARISFADFFAHPFLDLKTFPTEQTLKKAIDLVTQACEYDEKHNYKEAYYLYCSALQYFVPLITEESDAPKRQALRNRALTYMKRAEEIKNCIIEDEYKQLAMRQQKAAAAALAAGHSTEAPHTAAPQPSGSRVTEMLEPDARYKQLFALSNSSPSLKTGLEIGRKGELYLYERKLDAALESYTSALGILVPFVNNEPKGERRNLLLQQLEFWMKEAESIKSILSAKNLDEEEQKLSTLNIKRTNTFHGRSNPPKLYLILFIVLNLIKIV; this is encoded by the exons ATGTCACTGCCGCGCATCACGGACTATGATATACTCGAGAAACTTGGAGTGGGCAGCTATGCATCCGTCTACAAAGCGCGCCACAAA AAGCAGCGCACTTATCACGCCATCAAGTATGTGGAAATGTCATCGCTATCGCAAACCTCGCGGGAGAATCTAATAACGGAAATACGCCTCCTAAGGGACCTCAAACACAAGTACATTGTTACGTTGCAGGATTTCTTCTGGGACGATAA GAACATTTACATTGTGTTAGAGTACTGCAATGCCGGCAACCTGTCTGCTTTTATACGCACCAAGAAGGCCCTGCCGGAGACCACCTGCCGCTACTTTCTGCGCCAGTTGGCCGCCGCCGTGCAGTATATGCGGGCCAATGATGTGTCCCACTTTGACCTGAAGCCCCAGAACCTTCTCCTCACACGAGGATCCAACAATGTCTCTCTTAAAGTAGCTGACTTTGG ATTTGCCCAGCACTTGAAGCTGGGCGAGATCAATCAGCAGTTGAAGGGATCACCGCTGTACATGGCCCCGGAGATTGTGCGCAAGCATCAGTACGATGCCAAGGCGGATCTCTGGAGCATTGGCGTGATCCTGTACGAGTGCCTGTTCGGCAAGGCGCCATATTGCTCGCGGACCAttgaggagctgctgctgaagatACGCAACGCCGAACCCATCACACTGCCACCAAATGCTCGCATCAGCAACGAGTGTCACGATCTCTTGCGACGCCTGCTCGCCCACGAGCCAACGGCACGCATTTCCTTTGCGGATTTCTTTGCGCATCCGTTTCTAGATCTCAAGACGTTTCCCACGGAGCAGACGCTGAAGAAGGCCATCGATCTGGTCACCCAGGCGTGTGAATACGATGAGAAGCACAACTACAAGGAGGCTTATTATTTGTACTGCAGCGCGCTGCAATATTTTGTGCCGCTGATCACGGAGGAGTCGGATGCCCCCAAGCGGCAGGCCCTGCGCAACCGAGCTCTGACCTACATGAAGCGCGCCGAGGAGATCAAGAACTGCATAATCGAGGATGAGTACAAACAGCTGGCAATGCGGCAACAGaaggcagctgccgctgcattaGCAGCCGGTCATTCCACAGAGGCTCCCCACACCGCAGCGCCACAGCCCAGTGGTTCGCGTGTAACGGAAATGCTGGAGCCAGATGCGCGCTACAAGCAGCTAT TTGCCTTGTCGAACTCTAGTCCGTCCCTGAAAACCGGCCTAGAAATCGGACGCAAGGGAGAGCTCTATCTGTACGAGCGGAAGCTGGACGCAGCTCTGGAGTCGTATACCTCAGCGCTGGGCATTCTGGTGCCTTTCGTGAACAATGAACCAAAGGGAGAACGTCGCAATCTATTATTGCAACAG TTGGAGTTTTGGATGAAGGAGGCGGAGAGCATCAAGAGTATATTGAGCGCCAAGAACTTGGATGAGGAGGAACAGAAGTTGTCCACG ctcaACATCAAGAGAACCAACACATTCCACGGAAGGTCAAATCCCCCAAAACTATACCTTATTTTGTTCATTGTtcttaatttgattaaaattgtttaa
- the LOC117897886 gene encoding heterochromatin protein 1 — protein MEDPNETKSETDSSEYIVEKIVDHRTHKGCVEYFVKWLSYPEADNTWELPSDLNCDHLIAAYHTQQSVRRPSIVEKIVSHRTLMGNVEYLVKWLNVSEEGNTWEQPSSLVCDHLIAAYNLQHVVIQDLNDVYEKKAKRLKVDPTPVIDNLFSRGFEAEQILKTFKNGEEISFLIKFRNLELPQMIKSYVAYVEIPDMVFKHYEKTCTFYHLNSNQ, from the coding sequence ATGGAAGATCCAAATGAAACTAAGAGCGAAACAGATAGCTCCGAATATATTGTTGAGAAAATAGTCGATCATAGAACTCACAAGGGATGCGTTGAATATTTTGTCAAGTGGTTGAGTTACCCAGAAGCGGATAATACTTGGGAACTTCCCAGCGACCTGAACTGTGACCATCTGATCGCCGCTTATCATACTCAACAGAGTGTGAGGCGTCCATCAATTGTTGAGAAAATAGTCAGCCATAGAACTCTCATGGGTAATGTCGAATATCTTGTCAAGTGGTTGAATGTCTCCGAAGAGGGTAACACTTGGGAACAACCCAGTAGCCTGGTCTGTGACCATTTGATCGCCGCCTATAATCTTCAACACGTCGTGATCCAAGACCTGAACGATGtgtacgaaaaaaaagcaaaacgattGAAAGTTGACCCCACGCCAGTCATTGACAATCTTTTTAGTCGTGGCTTTGAGGCTGAACAAATACTCAAAACTTTCAAAAACGGAGAAGAAATATCGTTTCTAATAAAGTTTCGTAACCTGGAACTGCCGCAAATGATCAAGTCCTACGTGGCCTATGTAGAAATACCCGACATGGTCTTTAAGCACTACGAAAAGACATGCACATTTTATCACTTAAATAGCAATCAATGA
- the LOC117897656 gene encoding chymotrypsin-2, translating to MFCSIMLSHKDLSLAALVLLAIVGLGQAAPPNGRVVNGTDSSIEAYPFVISLRGPTGSHSCGGSIVSQQFAVTAAHCTAGRTPDQLSVQYGVVKINSAGPNVVGVMKIIQHELYNPYNNYANDISLLMVKVPFVFDYITVAPVKLPELGFATPQTENGGEGVLIGWGLNATGGTIQTTLQEVNLKVYSDEECTTRHKGATDPRYHICGGVDEGGMGQCSGDSGGPLLYGGMQVGIVSWSIKPCTVAPYPGVYCKVAQYVDWIKKSQIILA from the exons ATGTTCTGCTCTATCATGTTGTCGCATAAAGATCTTTCGCTGGCAGCGCTTGTACTGTTGGCCATTGTTGGCTTGGGCCAGGCGGCGCCCCCTAATGGTCGTGTGGTCAATGGCACGGACTCTAGCATCGAGGCCTATCCCTTTGTG ATATCGCTGCGTGGTCCAACCGGTTCGCATTCCTGCGGTGGCTCCATCGTCTCTCAGCAGTTTGCCGTGACTGCCGCTCATTGCACTGCCGGTCGCACTCCGGACCAGCTGTCGGTGCAGTATGGAGTGGTCAAAATCAATTCAGCGGGTCCCAATGTCGTCGGAGTGATGAAGATCATCCAGCATGAATTGTACAATCCCTACAATAACTATGCCAACGATATTTCGCTGCTGATGGTGAAGGTGCCGTTCGTCTTCGATTATATTACTGTGGCGCCCGTGAAGCTGCCAGAGCTTGGCTTTGCCACTCCTCAGACGGAAAATGGCGGTGAGGGTGTGCTCATTGGTTGGGGTCTAAATGCG ACTGGCGGCACCATCCAGACCACACTCCAGGAGGTTAACCTGAAAGTCTACTCGGATGAGGAATGCACCACTCGTCATAAGGGAGCCACGGATCCCCGCTACCACATTTGCGGCGGTGTCGATGAGGGTGGCATGGGACAGTGCAGCGGCGACTCGGGTGGTCCTCTCCTCTATGGTGGCATGCAGGTGGGCATCGTTTCGTGGAGCATCAAGCCCTGCACTGTGGCCCCCTACCCGGGTGTCTACTGTAAGGTTGCCCAGTACGTTGACTGGATTAAAAAGAGCCAAATCATATTGGCATAG
- the LOC117897885 gene encoding LOW QUALITY PROTEIN: uncharacterized protein LOC117897885 (The sequence of the model RefSeq protein was modified relative to this genomic sequence to represent the inferred CDS: deleted 1 base in 1 codon) has product MKMSRSNQKAMSTNAVDGEDMASSMHPASSVLVAPSASASASMSSSSLTGGTPLFRASRATVVAALLVAIVLCSGSLGVADGLKCHMCGQYNEGVGSITPCTNYTKDIAHLYLKECTKKKKSEKYCVKYVSELSTVRDCATECLEKEIWETQTYCCTEDGCNSGTHLAYSVILLTLPFLSIWPKAVDLWNMRR; this is encoded by the exons ATGAAAATGTCGCGCTCTAACCAAAAAGCAATGTCAACAAATGCCGTCGACGGCGAGGACATGGCCTCGTCCATGCATCCTGCATCCTCAGTACTCGTTGCCCCATCAgcatctgcctctgcttcgatgtccagcagcagcctgacgGGTGGCACACCTCTGTTTAGGGCCAGTCGGGCCACGGTGGTCGCTGCCCTACTGGTGGCCATTGTtttgtgcagcggcagcttggGAGTCGCCGACGGCCTCAAGTGCCACATGTGCGGCCAGTACAACGAGGGCGTGGGCTCCATCACGCCCTGCACCAACTACACCAAAGACATTGCCCATCTCTATCTGAAGGAgtgcaccaaaaaa aaaaagagcgagaaaTATTGTGTG AAATACGTTAGTGAGCTGTCGACCGTACGCGACTGTGCCACCGAGTGTTTGGAGAAAG AAATTTGGGAGACCCAAACATATTGCTGCACCGAGGATGGCTGTAATTCTGGCACTCATTTGGCCTACTCTGTTATCTTGTTGACCCTGCCCTTCCTGTCGATCTGGCCCAAAGCCGTCGATCTCTGGAACATGAGGCGTTAG
- the LOC117897893 gene encoding uncharacterized protein LOC117897893, with the protein MNYGRKTPSTYRSNPSVYSHATGRSSTNLHSKMSRSTRSVRIPWYQRPLLKNNQYIDIQKGAMLIGLFAIFLSLFTIASSIFDIYCYAMAAPGSTHYGYYIISYEFVYVGNKHVRNMLIVFALFSLIMALINFVTSVLLCVALRKEYERKVMPWLWTFAVFTVWRALALIFFAIVNDLYFAYNVIMVMLWSIFCLFSIYGWAVVYSLFLELVDLTKLEDLAHLRMGTMASLHASTANSLAGSRPTTPHSTVSTMPVG; encoded by the exons ATGAATTACGGCAGGAAAACGCCCTCCACATATCGCTCCAATCCCTCGGTGTACTCCCATGCCACGGGAAG ATCCTCGACAAATCTTCATTCCAAGATGTCGCGTTCGACTAGGTCTGTAAGGATACCCTGGTACCAGCGACCGCTGCTCAAGAACAATCAGTATATTGATATACAAAAGGGTGCCATGCTCATTGGCCTGTTTGCCATT TTCCTTTCACTGTTTACCATTGCCTCGAGCATCTTTGATATCTACTGCTATGCCATGGCCGCGCCTGGGTCCACACATTACGGCTACTATATCATATCCTATGAGTTTGTCTATGTGGGAAATAAGCATG TGCGCAACATGTTGATTGTGTTCGCTCTGTTCTCCCTGATCATGGCGTTAATTAACTTTGTGACAAGCGTGCTGCTGTGCGTGGCACTCCGCAAG GAATACGAGCGGAAGGTGATGCCCTGGCTGTGGACCTTTGCTGTTTTCACCGTCTGGCGTGCCCTGGCGCTGATCTTCTTTGCCATTGTCAATGATTTGTACTTTGCCTACAATGTGATAATGGTGATGCTGTGGAGCATCTTCTGTCTGTTCTCCATCTATGGCTGGGCCGTGGTCTATTCGCTGTTCTTGGAACTGGTGGATCTCACCAAATTGGAGGATCTGGCTCATTTACGC ATGGGTACAATGGCCTCGCTGCATGCCTCTACAGCTAATTCGCTCGCTGGCTCACGCCCCACAACTCCTCACAGCACCGTCTCCACAATGCCCGTTGGCTAG